From the genome of Pelosinus fermentans DSM 17108:
CATACACACCTATTATTTACTTTTACATATCACAACTCCCTCAGACTGCAGCTATAGGCTTTCTTTTTATGTTATGCAGGAATACTCAGTTATTTGTGGTAATAATAACTTTAATAATAAAATGAGGAGTGACATTGTGGTTGACATATTTTTATTAACTGCCCTTGGGGCTATTGGGGCTTTGGCTTATTCAATCTTAAAAAGCAATAAATTAAAAAAGAGAGTCCGTACTTTAGCTGTCCAGTCAGATGCTATCGTCGCCCAGATTGATGGTTTTAGAGCTTCAAGTGCGTGTACAATTGTCAATGGTATGGATTTGTCGGGATTTCTGTATGTTGACGTAGAGTCAAAACGATTTTGCATTGTATCAACCAATATGTCATATAAACTATTTGAGCCTAACGATATTCTAGATGTTTCAATCGTTGAAAATAATCCGGCAATTATTACCGAAACACAAATTACTGATAAAATTCGCAAGGCTTTATTGGACGGTTTAAAACCTGTTAGCGGCTTGATTCGTAATAAGAAAGACTCCAATGTAAATAATATACATGTTGTAATGCATGTAAAGGACTCCGACCATAACACGGTCATGATCAATTGCCTTCCCGTTAAGACCCAGAGGAATACTCCAGCATATGAAAATGCAATCCATATAGCTAATAGCTGGCAAGAATTATTAAAAGCATTGATGCATTCCGCTTAAAAATTGCATAGGAGATGAAAGAACGCCTGCCGAATCTGCATAGATTCTGACAGGCGTTTAAAGTTGATTTCTTTGCTCATTATGATTCAAAGGATAATTTCCAGAGATAGATAGACGCTACGGAGCCGTAAGGAGAATATTGTTTCTTATATTTCTCAAATTGTTCTTTTGTAATCGTTGTTAGATTATAGAGGTTCATCATGCCCCGTCTTATGGCAATATCGCCCCAGCTAACAATGTCAGGGCGTTCCATTGAATTAAGAAGCAGCATTTCTGCTGTCCAGACACCAATGCCATTTATTTGTGATAGGCGCTTGATAACCTCTTCATCTGGCAGGTCATATAGTTCTATAAGGTTCAAACGGCTATGCATCACTGCTTCACCAATATTTTTAATATAAATCGCTTTTCTTGTAGACATACCGCATTGCTGAATTTCCTCCACTGTGGCCAAAGCAATCTGCTGCGGAATCATCTCTTCAAAGTGGAGCTGCATTCTATGCCAGACCGTATACGCTGCCTTAACGGAAATCTGTTGTCCAACAATAGCGTAGATCAGAGCTGCAAACAGGTCCGGAATAACCTCACGATCAATCTTTCCCAATCGCTTCATCGCAGCTCCGAGTATTGGGTCGACATTTTGTAAATACTCAATTTCTCTTTGACCATATGCAAAAAACTTTGTCTTTACTGTTTCCATACTATTTTTCCAACTTCAAAAGATATTCTTTAACCTGGAGCCCGGCAGCATAGCCAACCAAATTTCCATTTGCACCTATGACTCGATGGCATGGAATCAAAATCAACATGGGATTTTTGTTGTTAGCCATGCCAATGGCACGAGAAGCCTTTGGCTGGCCAATACTCCTTGCGACATCTTTATAGCTTCGTGTTTCACCACAGGGAATTTCTTGCAGCGCTTTCCAAACTTTCTTCTGAAATTCTGTACCTTCTGGAGCAAGAGGAAGCGTAAAGGATTTACGTTTTCCTGCAAAATATTCCATTAGCTGCTTACCTGCTTCTTTTAGCACCGCTGTTTCTTTTACAACAACCTCCTGGGGAATGTGTTCATTTTTAATAAACAAATTTGTAATTGCACCTTTGTTTTCCGCAATTCCAATTTCCCCAATATTGGTTTGATAGAAGAATATATGTTTCATGGCCCTCTCCCGCACTTTTATAAATTACCCATTCATTCCGTATCTTTATTGTACGTTATACAAGCTTTAATTGTCTTGCGGAATATCACTTTTCAATTCTCACAATAATTTCTCGACATTCAATACTTCTTTATACCATGTCAGCTGGATACTCTGTTACTTTATTTCTAGTTTCCTTACTCATATAAAGTGCTTTATCAGCGAAAGCTAGCAACTCATCTATGGAATCACCATTTTTAGGATAAGCTGCAACACCAATACTTACGGTACAGCCACTTAGTTTCTTGGCACACTGCAAGCGTATCTCTTCCGCATAAGAAATAACCATTGTATCGGAGACATTCCGCAAAATAATTGCAAATTCGTCTCCGCCAAACCGAAATAAGGATCGAAATCCTACAATAGATTGTGCGATAACCGTAAATTCTTTTAAAATATCATCACCGGCTAAATGACCAGAAATATCATTTTGCTTCTTAAAATTATCCAGATCCAATACCATAACACCTAATGTAGTAAGAGATCCAGCTTGCAGCTCTCCTCGCAGTAATTCCACTATTTTATCAAAAGATCTGCGATTATAAGCTCCAGTCAATGCGTCAATATCTGCCGCTCCTTTTAAGGTACTATGAACTTCTTCTAATTTTCGAATCGTATCATTATAGCTTTGAATCATTTCTCCGAATTCAGCCGCATAGCCAGTTAAGGCAATCTTCTTATAGTTTCCTGTCCTGACAGAGCCAAAAGCTTCTATTAATGTCTCAAAAGGCTTCATATATCGGCGCACCGTATACGTACCAATGATGACAACTATAAAAAACGTAAATATTGACACGGCCAATATCTGGTAAAGCATCATATTACGATACTGTGTTATCTCGGCAGTAGGTGTACCCACAATAACATACCAATCCAATTGAGGCACCTTGCTGTATCCAATATAATTTTCAATTTCAGAATAATTCTTCATAATGGTTGAACCTGTCATGCCTTGTAAACTTTCAATGATTCCCCCTTTCTTACCAATACGTTCCTGAAGTGAATGATATACTACAATCCCTTGCTGATCAGTAATTGCAATATATCCGTTTCGGCCAAAGGATTTATTATCAAACATCATTGCCAGTTTATTATCGTACAGCCAAACAGTCGCCACAACCACACCAACTACAGTACCATCCTCAATAATAGGGGTGGAAATCGCAACTACTTCACGACCTTGAGCACTTTTATAAACGCCGCTGATGTATGTCTCTCCCTTTATTCCATGCTGAAAATAGTCTCTTTTTGATAAATTTACTCCTGATGTCTTTTCAGGCTGACTCGAAACAGAAACATTCCCTTCTTTATCAATAATAAATATCGTATTGACTTCGGGAATCACTGCATTTATTTTATCAAGAAGCTCTTTATCCTTTCTAAGAGAAGGATCGGATGCAATGATTGCCATGGAAGCCTCAATATTTTTAAAATAGGCTAGTAACTGCTCACTAAGATTATTTGCAGCTTTTTCGTTGGTAGCCAATAACAACGAACTGGTATTTGCAAGGAAAAATCGATCAAAAGCAATAAATTGAATAAAACTGCTAATAATGACTAATGAGCAGAGTAATAGTATGAATTTATGCAAAAATCGCATTGAATCTGATCCTCCTTTCAAAAACCGTATTATTTAAGACATTATTCTGCTTTTTTCAACAAAAACCTGCTATTATCTAGGAACTGCTCCAATGGTAAAATCTAGGGACAGAGTACTATTCTATAAAAAAATGGCGTCAGCAACATTTGCGACGCCATTTTTTTATAGAATTAACAAAACATCTTTTTCTTCAGTTTGCTATATTCACTTTGTACATAACCTTCTGCCCAATCCTGATCTTCAATAGGTTCAACTTTTACAGCACAGTATTTATACTCTGGCGTAAAAGAGATCGGGTCAAGATGATCGATGGTTAATTCATTACAAGCACCAATCCACCAATGATAGGTCATATACACGGCACCTGTATTTACCCGCTCAGTAGAAAGTGCTCTTGCTATGACCTTCCCACGCCGGGAAGATACCCACACCAGTTCCTGATCCTTAATATTCAATGCTGCAAGATCCTCAGGACTCATTTGTATATAACCTGGCTCATCTGCCAAAACCTGTAAAGCAGCGCAGTTTCCTGTCATTGTCCGAACCGAATAATGACCAATTTCTCTTACCGTACATAATACCAATGGATATTTCTTGTCAGGCATTTCTTTCGGTGAGCGGTATTCCGATGCAAAGAGAAGTCCTTTTCCACTTGGAGTATCAAATTTATTGCCTTCATATAGATATTTTGTCCCCACGGAATCTTCACTGGTACAGGGCCACTGGATGCTCCCCAGCTCCTCCAGACGCTTATAGGTAACTCCAGCATAAATGGGACACAGCGTTCTTAGCTCTTCCCAAATTTCTTCTGTCTTACTATATTTCATAGGATATCCCATAGCAGTTGACATCAAGGAAATGATTTCCCAATCGGGCTTCACATCGCCTTTCGGCTCAATTGCCTTATTGAATTTCTGAAACCCCCTGTCTGCTGAAGAATAAACTCCCTCATGCTCTCCCCAAGAGGTAGCTGGAAAAATAACATCTGCATGCAGTGCCGTTTTATTCATGAAAATATCCTGGACGATAACAAGTTCCATACTGGCTAATGCTTCTCTAACGCCTGCTGCATCAGGATCGCTTTGCACAGGATCTTCACCAAATATATAGTACGCTTTCACTTTGCCTTCTTTTGCCAGATGAGGAACTTCTGTCAGGCGGTAACCAGGCTTTGCCGGTAAGGATACGCCCCAGGACTTTTCAAACTTACTCCGGATTGCGTCATCCTCCACTGATTGATAACCCGGAAATAAGTTAGGAAGTGCCCCATGATCACAGGCCCCTTGTACATTATTCTGCCCCCGCACTGGACCTACGCCTACATTCAGACGTCCTAGATTTCCTGTCAGCAAGGCTAGGGAAGACAACCCTTTTACAACATCCACGGCTTGACCAAATTGAGTAACTCCCATTCCCCAGAGAATAGTCGCACTAGGAGCTTTAGCATAGGTCCGTATGGCCTCTCGAATATCCTTCGCAGGTATTCCTGTAATACTTTCAGCATATTCCGGTGTATACTTTGCGACATTTTTTTTGTATTCTGCAAAACCTTCTGTAAAATTTTCTACATACCGCTTGTTGTATAAACCTTCTTGAATCAAGACATTTCCGAAGGCATTTACAAGAGCCATATTCGTACCATTCTTAATAGGCAGCCATAGATCGGCAATTTTAGCCTGCTCCGTAAAGCGGGGATCGGTAACAATCACCTTTGCCCCTTTTTCCTTTGCTTTAACGATGCGGCGCGCAACAATCGGATGGGATTCTGCCGCATTATAGCCAAAAATAAAGACGCATTTTGTATCTTCAATTTCAGGAATGGAATTGGACATTGCCCCATTTCCTAAGGTAGCTTGCAAACCTGATACCGAAGATCCATGACAGACCCGGGCACAATGGTCAATATTATTCGTTCCCAGGGCTGCCCTAACAAATTTCTGCATAATATAATTGGCTTCATTTCCAGGGCCGCGAGCCGATCCCGTAGCCATAATTGCATCAGGACCATACTTTTCCTTAATCGCCTGCAATCTGGTTGCAGCAAAATCAATTGCCTCTTCCCAGGACACTTCCTCAAATTCATCGGTACGGCTGCGCCTTAATAGCGGTTTCATTAAGCGGGCAGTAAGGCGCTTTGAATTCTTAAGAAAATCCCAGCCATAATATCCCTTCAAACATAATTCACTTTCATTTGTACGGCCATTTCCAGGCTCAGCGCCTATAACTTCCCCATCTTTTACCGTTAAATAGATTTGACAGCCGCTGCCGCAATAAGGACATATCGTTAAGACTTTATTAGCCATTTGACACCCTCCATTCTTTTCCTATTATCTGCTGCTCGTTACTCCAAGAGCCGCTCGTTTGCGTCTATTTTGCATCTGTTCCACCATTTTAGAACCACGGACTTCATAAAGAGCCTTTGTTGGGCAAACTTTAATACAGGAGGGGCCCCCATCTTGTTTGCGGCACAAGTCGCATTTTAGTGCCTCCACTTTACTTTCACCTTGTGCAGGCGCCGCAGTGAGCACCAAATCCATCGCACCATAAGGACACGCCATCAAACACGCCTTACAACCGATGCACCTCCCTTGAATCACTTGCACAGACTGATCTTGCTGCACGATCGCTTGAGCAGCACAAGCCTTAGCACAGGGTGCATCTTCACACTGGTGGCATTGAATCGGCGTAGTCACTTTTGCAGTCTTTACAACCCTTAGTCTTGGCGAAAAATTTTCTACAGTCAGTTTTTCAAGAGCTTGCTCCTTTTGATGCGCCATTACACAGGCAACTTCACACGTACGGCAGCCAATACATTTCCCAGGATCTGCTATTACAAAGTCATTCATATTTCTACCTCCTAAGTCTTCTTTATGTATAATATATAGCCGTAAACAGGCAAAGGATGAGCATAACTATAAGCGTAGGTTAATTAGAACGGCGAAGCGTTAGTTATGCTCATCCTTTGCCCTAAACCTCATCGACTAGGCTTATAGTGGGTATGCAAAAGTTTGTGGGATTTATGACCCAGGGGTTCTCCCAAAAACTTTTGATAAATATCTTGTATTTCTGGATTTTCATGAGACTTTCGATAGCGCTGCTCTTCATCATGCTGATAGGTGCTGGATTTACGATTTTCATAGGCTTTTCTTCCATCGACGGGCAAGAGCATTTTCGGTTGACCACCACCGCTGATACAGCCTGCCGGACAGGTCATGACCTCCATAAAGTGAAAATCAGCCTTTCCTCTTTGTATATCTTCCAAAATGGGAATTACATTTTTCAATCCTGAAACCACAACGGTTTTAAGTTTTAATGCACCAGTATCCAATGTGACCTTCCTGACACCTTGTTCACCTCTGACACTTGTTACGTTCACATTTTCAATCGGTTCTTTGGTTATCAGTTCATAGGCAGTACGAATCGCTGCTTCCATAACACCGCCTGTTACCCCAAAAATCGTACCCGCTCCGGAGTACATGCCTAAAGGTTTATCAAAGCTTTCTTCAGGCAGAGCATTAAAATCAATCGCCGCTTCCTTAATAAGATAAGCTAATTCCCTTGTGGTTAAGACTGCATCCACATCCTGATAGCCGCTAGATTTCATCTCAGGCCGATTAGCCTCAAACTTTTTACAGGTACAGGGCATGATCGCAACGCTATACACCTCTCGGGCATCGACCCCATCAACACTCGCACCATAGGTCTTAAACATGCTTCCCGCCATTTGCTGCGGTGATTTACAGCTTGATAAATGATCAATCAGCTCAGGATATTCATTTTCCACAAACTTTACCCATGCTGGACAACAGGAGGTAAACATCGGCAGTGATCCGCCCTCTGTAATCCTCTTAACCAATTCACTGCCTTCTTCCATGATGGTTAAGTCAGCAGCAAAGTTCGTATCATATACTCGCGTAAAACCCAAACGCTTTAAGGCTGCAACCATTTTTCCTGGTACCAGGCTGCCAAGGGGCATTCCAAATTCTTCGGCAAGAGAGACTCTGACTGCCGGAGCGCATTGCACCATGGAAAATTGTTTTTTGTCTGCTAATCGCTTCTTTACTTTAAAAAAGTCACCATGATAATAAGCAGCAAATAGTGGTTCTTTCACAATAGGCATATTCCGTTCTTTCAGTCTTTGGCTGCGAGACGTCGCATACTGTTCAAAAGGAGAATCATAAGCGCTGCATATTTGCACACATTGCCCACACATGACACATTTAGCCACATTAACAGACTGAGGCTTACCTTCTTCACCTTCAATCGCATCTACAGGGCAGACTTCCGAGCATCGACCACATCCTGTACAAAGTTCTGCATCTATTTTAATATTTTCTTGTAGTTTTTTAGCCACCACTTATCCCTCCCTGACCATGAATTCGTTGTGGAATCCACTCATCTTATTGGCCGCCTCAATACGCCGCTGTGTTCGTTCTTTTACCATATCAACATATTGAAGGGCTTCACGGGGACAAGCTTTTACACATGCGGGCGCTCCCCCACATAGATCACATTTACTAGCAACAACCTCTGGTTCATCTCGCAGACGGTCCTCTTCATCTCCTACACGTTCTTGGCGAGAAACAATCAGTTCAATGGCTCCAAAAGGACAAGCCATTATACAGCTTTTACAACCAATACAGCCTGCTTCATCAATTACAATCCGATTGCTCTGCTCTTTAATCGCTGACACTGGACAGCTCTTTAAACAAGGAGCATCTTCGCAATGGCGACATTGAACAGGCATTGTGATCTCAGGAGTTTTGACGAGATACAACCGTGGATTCAGGGAAAAATTCATATTCCCTACGGTCTTAATTTCTGTATCCAAATGAGCAACAGCACAGGCTACTTCGCAGACGCGACAGCCAATGCATTTTTTAGAATCTGCCAAAACAAATGAATTCAAATTACGGCTCAACTTCAAACGCCTCCATTCTTTACTTCTACTTAACGATAAAGATTTAAACACGAAGACACGAAGAGTTTGAAGAACACTGCTTATTCCCTTCGTGTTTTCTTCTGCTCTTCGCGCTTTTTAGTATGTATGCGAAAATAAATTATGATTTGACTATATAAGTCTTTCAGATTACAATTATATCAAAATTTATTCCATACTAATAATACTAATAAGATTCATCTTCCATACTTTTTAGGTATTCGTGCTTTATAGGAGAGTGCTTTTTATGATAAGTCTACGTGAAATACAATATTTTCTTGCCATTGCACAAGAAGGCAACATCACAACAGCCGCTCAGCGCTTGCATATGGCTCAGCCTCCTCTTAGCCGGCAAATGAAACAGCTGGAAGAAAATTTAGGTACAAAGCTTTTTGAACGTGGTCATCGAAAAATTCAACTTACAGAAGCAGGACGTTTGCTGCGCAATCGGGCAGAACAATTACTTAAGCTGATGGATACAACGGTAAAAGAAATCAAAGACATCGATTCTGGTGCCTATGGAACACTATCCATCGGTACAGCCTCCTCCTCTGGAGTAACCATTTTACCAAAAGTAGCGCGTATCTTTCGCAATCACTATCCTGATTTAAAGTTTGAGCTATGGGAAGGAGAGTCAATTCGCATTATTGAACTCTTAAATGCAGGATTAATTGAAATCGGTTTAGTACGTTTCTCTTTTGATACGGATACCTATGAATCCATCGAGCTGCCTAAAGAACCTTTAGTGGCTGCCATTCATAAGGATAATACTGGACTTCTAGAAGAAGAAGGCGATTCCATCCCTTTGCAAAAGCTCATGGATCAGCCATTAATGATCCATCGTAAGTATGAAATCATTATTACAGAACATTGCCAACAAGCTGGTTTTAACCCGTATTTACTTTGTAAGAGTGATGATATCATGCCGATTTTAGCCTGGGCTGACGCGAATGTAGGCATAGCAATTGTGCCGCGGGCCGCGATTGGTCTTATTCCCAATACCAACCTGGTATTTAAGACCATTAATGATCCTTGTATCAATATTGCATCAGCCGTTATCTGGATGCGTAATCGTCACCTGTCGGCTGCTGCCCGTCATTTTCTTACTTTATTCACAAGCATTACCCAAGACCCCTCTCCTCTGCCCTAAACTTAAAAAAGGAGATATAAAACCTTGAATCAGCAGCAAATCAGTGCCGTTATCTTAGCGGGAGGCAACAGTACGCGAATGGGTCAAGACAAAGCCTCCCTCCCCTGGGGCGATCATGATATTCTACACAGTATTATTGAATGTATGGAGAAGATCTCACAAGATATTCTTGTCATAAGCAATCAGCCCCGCAGCTTGCCTTCCTCTGTCCGGGTCTTAAGGGATATCATTCCCCAATGCGGCCCTTTAAGCGGAATACACGCCGGTCTGCATTATGCTCAGTATGCTACTGCTTTTGTTATTAGCTGTGATATGCCTTTTGTTATACCAGAAGCTGTGCAAACGATTTTAAACTACGCAGCAGCTAACAAAGAGCGAGATGCGGTACTGCCCCTATATCACGGTAAAATACAGCCACTCTTTGCCTCTTACCAAAAAAGTTCCCTCCCAGTCATTGAACAAGCTTTGTGCGCAGGTCATTACAAAGTGTCATCTCTTTGCAGCTTGCTGAATTGCTTCTATCTATTAGAAGAATTCTGGCCGCCCACCATCAACTTGGAACTCTTATTTAAAAACTTGAATTCTTTCCCTGACTATCAACAAGCCTATATGTATAAGAAAAACGCTTCGCGTCCTTTAAAAATAAGACCTTTTGAACCGCGAAGACGCGAAGAATAGGAAGAACACGAAGTAAACATACTCGACCTATTAACTTCGCCTCTTCGCGCCTTCGCGGTTCCGTGTTTTTGCTCCAAAAAAGCTTATAAATTCTATACTATGATAACAAAAGCAGGTGATTTAAAATGATTGTACTAGAAGATGCCCTTACCCTTTTATTAAACCATGCACCACTGCCTTGCAGTACCACGAGATACCCTCTGGCAGAGTGTTTTGGCCGTATTTTAGCAGAAGATATTACTTCCACCATGGATTTTCCCCCTTTTAATCGTTCCCCGTTAGACGGGTATGCGGTACAACTGAAAGATATTGTCCACGTGTCCCCAGAACATCCTGTCCTGCTCATGCAAATCGAATCCGTACCTGCAGGATCAGTTCCTTGCAAAATTGTCACT
Proteins encoded in this window:
- a CDS encoding 4Fe-4S dicluster domain-containing protein, whose amino-acid sequence is MSRNLNSFVLADSKKCIGCRVCEVACAVAHLDTEIKTVGNMNFSLNPRLYLVKTPEITMPVQCRHCEDAPCLKSCPVSAIKEQSNRIVIDEAGCIGCKSCIMACPFGAIELIVSRQERVGDEEDRLRDEPEVVASKCDLCGGAPACVKACPREALQYVDMVKERTQRRIEAANKMSGFHNEFMVREG
- a CDS encoding 4Fe-4S dicluster domain-containing protein, whose amino-acid sequence is MNDFVIADPGKCIGCRTCEVACVMAHQKEQALEKLTVENFSPRLRVVKTAKVTTPIQCHQCEDAPCAKACAAQAIVQQDQSVQVIQGRCIGCKACLMACPYGAMDLVLTAAPAQGESKVEALKCDLCRKQDGGPSCIKVCPTKALYEVRGSKMVEQMQNRRKRAALGVTSSR
- a CDS encoding LysR family transcriptional regulator; this encodes MISLREIQYFLAIAQEGNITTAAQRLHMAQPPLSRQMKQLEENLGTKLFERGHRKIQLTEAGRLLRNRAEQLLKLMDTTVKEIKDIDSGAYGTLSIGTASSSGVTILPKVARIFRNHYPDLKFELWEGESIRIIELLNAGLIEIGLVRFSFDTDTYESIELPKEPLVAAIHKDNTGLLEEEGDSIPLQKLMDQPLMIHRKYEIIITEHCQQAGFNPYLLCKSDDIMPILAWADANVGIAIVPRAAIGLIPNTNLVFKTINDPCINIASAVIWMRNRHLSAAARHFLTLFTSITQDPSPLP
- a CDS encoding [FeFe] hydrogenase, group A — translated: MAKKLQENIKIDAELCTGCGRCSEVCPVDAIEGEEGKPQSVNVAKCVMCGQCVQICSAYDSPFEQYATSRSQRLKERNMPIVKEPLFAAYYHGDFFKVKKRLADKKQFSMVQCAPAVRVSLAEEFGMPLGSLVPGKMVAALKRLGFTRVYDTNFAADLTIMEEGSELVKRITEGGSLPMFTSCCPAWVKFVENEYPELIDHLSSCKSPQQMAGSMFKTYGASVDGVDAREVYSVAIMPCTCKKFEANRPEMKSSGYQDVDAVLTTRELAYLIKEAAIDFNALPEESFDKPLGMYSGAGTIFGVTGGVMEAAIRTAYELITKEPIENVNVTSVRGEQGVRKVTLDTGALKLKTVVVSGLKNVIPILEDIQRGKADFHFMEVMTCPAGCISGGGQPKMLLPVDGRKAYENRKSSTYQHDEEQRYRKSHENPEIQDIYQKFLGEPLGHKSHKLLHTHYKPSR
- a CDS encoding DNA-3-methyladenine glycosylase family protein; amino-acid sequence: METVKTKFFAYGQREIEYLQNVDPILGAAMKRLGKIDREVIPDLFAALIYAIVGQQISVKAAYTVWHRMQLHFEEMIPQQIALATVEEIQQCGMSTRKAIYIKNIGEAVMHSRLNLIELYDLPDEEVIKRLSQINGIGVWTAEMLLLNSMERPDIVSWGDIAIRRGMMNLYNLTTITKEQFEKYKKQYSPYGSVASIYLWKLSFES
- a CDS encoding sensor domain-containing diguanylate cyclase; the encoded protein is MRFLHKFILLLCSLVIISSFIQFIAFDRFFLANTSSLLLATNEKAANNLSEQLLAYFKNIEASMAIIASDPSLRKDKELLDKINAVIPEVNTIFIIDKEGNVSVSSQPEKTSGVNLSKRDYFQHGIKGETYISGVYKSAQGREVVAISTPIIEDGTVVGVVVATVWLYDNKLAMMFDNKSFGRNGYIAITDQQGIVVYHSLQERIGKKGGIIESLQGMTGSTIMKNYSEIENYIGYSKVPQLDWYVIVGTPTAEITQYRNMMLYQILAVSIFTFFIVVIIGTYTVRRYMKPFETLIEAFGSVRTGNYKKIALTGYAAEFGEMIQSYNDTIRKLEEVHSTLKGAADIDALTGAYNRRSFDKIVELLRGELQAGSLTTLGVMVLDLDNFKKQNDISGHLAGDDILKEFTVIAQSIVGFRSLFRFGGDEFAIILRNVSDTMVISYAEEIRLQCAKKLSGCTVSIGVAAYPKNGDSIDELLAFADKALYMSKETRNKVTEYPADMV
- a CDS encoding methylated-DNA--[protein]-cysteine S-methyltransferase — its product is MKHIFFYQTNIGEIGIAENKGAITNLFIKNEHIPQEVVVKETAVLKEAGKQLMEYFAGKRKSFTLPLAPEGTEFQKKVWKALQEIPCGETRSYKDVARSIGQPKASRAIGMANNKNPMLILIPCHRVIGANGNLVGYAAGLQVKEYLLKLEK
- the mobA gene encoding molybdenum cofactor guanylyltransferase, giving the protein MNQQQISAVILAGGNSTRMGQDKASLPWGDHDILHSIIECMEKISQDILVISNQPRSLPSSVRVLRDIIPQCGPLSGIHAGLHYAQYATAFVISCDMPFVIPEAVQTILNYAAANKERDAVLPLYHGKIQPLFASYQKSSLPVIEQALCAGHYKVSSLCSLLNCFYLLEEFWPPTINLELLFKNLNSFPDYQQAYMYKKNASRPLKIRPFEPRRREE
- the fdhF gene encoding formate dehydrogenase subunit alpha; the protein is MANKVLTICPYCGSGCQIYLTVKDGEVIGAEPGNGRTNESELCLKGYYGWDFLKNSKRLTARLMKPLLRRSRTDEFEEVSWEEAIDFAATRLQAIKEKYGPDAIMATGSARGPGNEANYIMQKFVRAALGTNNIDHCARVCHGSSVSGLQATLGNGAMSNSIPEIEDTKCVFIFGYNAAESHPIVARRIVKAKEKGAKVIVTDPRFTEQAKIADLWLPIKNGTNMALVNAFGNVLIQEGLYNKRYVENFTEGFAEYKKNVAKYTPEYAESITGIPAKDIREAIRTYAKAPSATILWGMGVTQFGQAVDVVKGLSSLALLTGNLGRLNVGVGPVRGQNNVQGACDHGALPNLFPGYQSVEDDAIRSKFEKSWGVSLPAKPGYRLTEVPHLAKEGKVKAYYIFGEDPVQSDPDAAGVREALASMELVIVQDIFMNKTALHADVIFPATSWGEHEGVYSSADRGFQKFNKAIEPKGDVKPDWEIISLMSTAMGYPMKYSKTEEIWEELRTLCPIYAGVTYKRLEELGSIQWPCTSEDSVGTKYLYEGNKFDTPSGKGLLFASEYRSPKEMPDKKYPLVLCTVREIGHYSVRTMTGNCAALQVLADEPGYIQMSPEDLAALNIKDQELVWVSSRRGKVIARALSTERVNTGAVYMTYHWWIGACNELTIDHLDPISFTPEYKYCAVKVEPIEDQDWAEGYVQSEYSKLKKKMFC